The following are encoded in a window of Salinibacter grassmerensis genomic DNA:
- a CDS encoding SDR family NAD(P)-dependent oxidoreductase has translation MSTRPESLATVTDIDCTGRTALVTGSTSGIGRVAAHALGRLGAEVIVHGRDREAGEAVVEGIREEGGEATFVAADFTDAAAVRGLAETVRARTDGLDLLLNNAGGLFREGRLVEGIERTFYVNHLAPYLLTADLLDHLREDARVVTTASDAHRGAQLDLDRVRTVDGYSGMGAYAHSKLANVLFASELARRLDATGRSVVSNSLHPGFVPGSQFGRFLPGPLSGLFRMLGVVPGTSSVADGAAEILHVAVSPNTADASGRYFSGQSPATPATAAQDQAAAERLWHRSAEMLGMDAPLTNVASESTTTEAS, from the coding sequence ATGAGTACACGCCCTGAATCGCTCGCCACCGTTACGGATATCGACTGCACCGGACGTACGGCCCTCGTCACCGGCTCCACCAGCGGCATTGGCCGTGTGGCGGCGCATGCGCTCGGCCGCCTCGGGGCGGAGGTAATCGTACACGGCCGCGACCGCGAGGCGGGGGAGGCGGTCGTTGAGGGCATCCGTGAAGAGGGAGGCGAAGCGACCTTTGTCGCGGCGGACTTCACGGACGCCGCTGCGGTGCGGGGGCTGGCAGAGACGGTCCGGGCACGCACAGACGGGCTCGACCTCCTGCTCAACAACGCTGGTGGGCTGTTTCGGGAGGGACGACTCGTGGAGGGCATCGAGCGCACGTTCTACGTGAACCATCTCGCCCCGTACCTGCTGACCGCCGACCTGCTTGACCATCTGCGCGAGGACGCTCGCGTCGTCACGACGGCCTCCGATGCTCACCGCGGGGCCCAGCTTGACCTAGACCGCGTGCGCACCGTCGACGGGTACTCTGGAATGGGGGCCTACGCCCACTCGAAGCTCGCAAACGTGCTGTTCGCGTCGGAGCTGGCCCGACGCCTGGACGCCACGGGCCGTTCCGTCGTGTCGAACAGCCTCCATCCCGGGTTCGTCCCCGGAAGCCAGTTCGGGCGGTTCCTGCCCGGTCCGCTCTCGGGCCTGTTCCGGATGCTGGGCGTGGTGCCGGGCACCTCGTCGGTGGCCGACGGGGCCGCCGAGATCCTGCACGTAGCCGTATCCCCCAACACGGCCGATGCCTCGGGGCGGTACTTCTCGGGACAGTCTCCTGCTACGCCGGCGACCGCGGCCCAAGATCAGGCGGCCGCCGAGCGCTTGTGGCACCGGAGTGCGGAGATGCTGGGCATGGACGCGCCATTGACCAACGTCGCGTCCGAGTCGACCACAACCGAAGCGTCGTAG
- a CDS encoding CBS domain-containing protein: MKDEPTIPNSSVEDVLKAKGALHDPTSVLTAAPQDSVYDCIDRMAEIGVGSIVVTADGDIAGIFTERDHMRKMSLKGRAPKDTAVRTVMTEDVATVTPAQSLEDALDQMRDLQCRHLPVVDTDGQLSGIISMRDCMRQLSEAAKSKALQLIEHMEEEYVVRQYG; the protein is encoded by the coding sequence ATGAAAGACGAACCCACGATTCCCAACTCCAGCGTCGAAGATGTGCTCAAGGCGAAGGGCGCACTTCACGACCCGACCAGCGTACTCACCGCCGCGCCTCAAGACAGCGTCTACGACTGCATCGACCGGATGGCCGAGATTGGGGTCGGCTCCATTGTAGTAACGGCCGACGGCGACATCGCGGGCATCTTTACGGAGCGCGACCACATGCGCAAGATGTCGCTGAAGGGACGCGCCCCCAAGGACACCGCGGTACGAACCGTCATGACAGAGGACGTGGCAACCGTCACGCCGGCCCAGTCGCTAGAGGATGCCCTCGATCAGATGCGCGACCTGCAGTGTCGCCACCTCCCGGTGGTCGACACGGATGGGCAGCTCAGCGGCATCATTTCGATGCGCGACTGCATGCGGCAGCTCTCGGAGGCGGCCAAGTCCAAGGCCCTTCAGTTGATCGAGCACATGGAGGAAGAGTACGTCGTGCGCCAGTACGGATAG
- a CDS encoding FAD-dependent oxidoreductase: MSDSPAVLVIGGGATGTGIARDLALRGVEVLLVERDGLSSGASSRSHGLLHSGARYAEANRVGAEECIEENRVLRSIAGACIRDTGGLFVQLADDDPEYFEEKRAACDEIGIETDVLSAAEAQAHVPDLSGEVEQAMWVPDGVVYPSRLSAANAADAEAHGALVQPHAPLEDLVVEEGQVVRAMIGGAVDAAVEPTYVVNATGAWAGTVASMADVNLGMAPSRGVMISVEYEGLGPALNRCRDPDDGDIVVPHDDEVVLGTTSVPVTDPDDYEEAEWEVETSVRECAAMLPPVADAPTVRTWWGVRPLYAPDEQASNRRGISRGFTTVDHAADGVDNFASIVGGKLTTYRQMAEAVSDHVCSELGVDAACETATRPLPGADDPDRLDEFVAAYDGQGPTDADVSGQE; this comes from the coding sequence ATGAGCGACTCTCCCGCGGTACTTGTGATTGGCGGTGGTGCTACGGGCACGGGCATTGCCCGGGACCTTGCATTGCGCGGCGTTGAGGTCCTTCTCGTGGAACGGGATGGGCTTTCCAGTGGGGCCTCCAGTCGTTCCCACGGACTGCTGCACAGTGGGGCCCGCTACGCTGAGGCCAACCGAGTAGGGGCGGAGGAGTGCATCGAAGAAAACCGCGTGCTCCGGTCCATCGCCGGGGCCTGCATCCGTGATACCGGTGGCCTGTTTGTCCAGTTGGCCGACGACGACCCGGAGTACTTTGAGGAGAAGCGGGCCGCCTGTGACGAGATTGGCATCGAGACGGACGTGCTTAGTGCGGCGGAGGCCCAGGCCCATGTCCCGGACCTTTCGGGCGAGGTGGAGCAGGCGATGTGGGTTCCCGATGGGGTGGTATATCCATCGCGCCTCAGTGCCGCAAACGCCGCCGACGCGGAGGCCCATGGCGCGCTTGTTCAGCCCCACGCTCCCCTCGAAGACCTAGTGGTGGAGGAGGGACAAGTCGTGAGAGCAATGATCGGGGGGGCGGTCGACGCGGCGGTTGAGCCCACGTACGTCGTGAACGCGACGGGGGCTTGGGCGGGGACGGTGGCATCGATGGCGGACGTCAACCTGGGGATGGCCCCCTCGCGGGGCGTGATGATCTCGGTGGAGTATGAGGGCCTCGGCCCGGCGCTCAACCGCTGCCGCGACCCGGACGACGGGGACATTGTTGTGCCGCACGACGACGAGGTGGTACTGGGGACCACGAGCGTGCCGGTGACGGACCCGGACGACTACGAGGAGGCTGAGTGGGAGGTCGAGACGTCCGTTCGGGAGTGTGCCGCCATGCTGCCCCCGGTGGCCGACGCCCCGACGGTCCGCACGTGGTGGGGCGTGCGGCCATTGTACGCCCCCGACGAGCAGGCGAGCAATCGGCGCGGCATCTCGCGGGGCTTTACCACCGTGGACCACGCCGCCGATGGGGTGGACAACTTCGCCAGCATTGTCGGCGGCAAACTGACGACCTATCGGCAGATGGCCGAGGCCGTGTCCGATCACGTCTGCAGCGAGCTCGGCGTGGACGCCGCGTGCGAGACGGCGACCCGCCCGCTGCCCGGCGCCGACGATCCCGATCGGCTCGACGAGTTCGTGGCGGCCTACGACGGCCAGGGACCCACCGATGCAGATGTCTCCGGCCAGGAATAA